A genomic segment from Aspergillus puulaauensis MK2 DNA, chromosome 1, nearly complete sequence encodes:
- the hsp60 gene encoding chaperone ATPase HSP60 (BUSCO:EOG09261J0P;~COG:O;~EggNog:ENOG410PHYR;~InterPro:IPR002423,IPR001844,IPR027410,IPR027413, IPR027409,IPR018370;~PFAM:PF00118;~go_function: GO:0005524 - ATP binding [Evidence IEA];~go_process: GO:0006457 - protein folding [Evidence IEA];~go_process: GO:0042026 - protein refolding [Evidence IEA]) produces the protein MQRALSARTSVLSAASKRTPFYKPAGLNLQQQRFAHKELKFGVEARAQLLKGVDTLAKAVTSTLGPKGRNVLIESSYGSPKITKDGVTVAKAIQLQDKFENLGARLLQDVASKTNELAGDGTTTATVLARAIFSETVKNVAAGCNPMDLRRGIQAAVEAAVDYLQQNKRDITTGEEIAQVATISANGDTHVGKLISTAMERVGKEGVITVKEGKTLEDELEVTEGMRFDRGYTSPYFITDAKSQKVEFEKPLILLSEKKISAVQDIIPALEASTTLRRPLVIIAEDIEGEALAVCILNKLRGQLQVAAVKAPGFGDNRKSILGDLGVLTNGAVFTDELDIKLEKLTPDMLGSTGSITITKEDTIILNGEGSKDSISQRCEQIRGVMADPTTSEYEKEKLQERLAKLSGGVAVIKVGGASEVEVGEKKDRVVDALNATRAAVEEGILPGGGTALLKASANGLENVKPANFDQQLGVSIVKSAITRPARTIVENAGLEGSVIVGKLTDEFSKDFYRGFDSATGEYVDMLAAGIVDPLKVVRTALVDASGVSSLLGTTEVAIVEAPEEKAPAAPAGGMGGMGGMGGMGGGMF, from the exons ATGCAGCGAGCTCTCTCTGCCAGGACCTCGGTCCTCTCTGCTGCTTCCAAGCGCACCCCCTTCTACAAGCCTGCTGGCCTCAAcctccagcagcaacggTTCGCCCACAAG GAACTCAAATTCGGTGTCGAGGCTCGCGCTCAACTCCTCAAGGGTGTTGACACCCTTGCTAAGGCTGTCACATCCACCCTTGGTCCCAAGGGTCGCAATGTCCTGATCGAATCTTCCTACGGCTCCCCTAAGATCACCAAGG ATGGTGTGACCGTTGCCAAGGCCATTCAGCTCCAGGATAAGTTCGAGAACCTCGGTGCtcgtctcctccaggatgTCGCTTCCAAGACCAACGAACTTGCTGGTGACGGTACCACCACCGCTACCGTCCTCGCCCGTGCCATTTTCTCCGAGACTGTCAAGAAcgtcgctgctggctgcaaCCCCATGGATCTGCGTCGTGGTatccaggctgctgttgaggCCGCCGTAGACTACCTCCAGCAGAACAAGCGTGATATCACTACTGGCGAGGAGATTGCCCAGGTCGCTaccatctccgccaacgGGGACACCCACGTTGGTAAGCTCATCTCCACCGCCATGGAGCGTGTTGGCAAAGAGGGTGTCATCACCGTTAAGGAGGGTAAGACCCTtgaggatgagcttgagGTTACCGAGGGTATGCGCTTCGACCGTGGATACACCTCTCCCTACTTCATCACGGACGCCAAGTCACAGAAGGTTGAATTCGAGAAGCCTTTGATTCTCCTTTCCGAGAAGAAAATCTCCGCTGTCCAGGACATCATTCCCGCCCTTGAGGCCTCAACTACTCTCCGCCGCCctctcgtcatcatcgctgAGGACATTGAGGGTGAGGCTCTCGCCGTCTGCATCCTGAACAAGCTCCGTGGCCAGCTTCAGGTCGCTGCCGTCAAGGCCCCCGGCTTCGGTGACAACCGCAAGAGCATCCTCGGTGACCTTGGTGTTCTCACCAATGGTGCCGTCTTCACCGATGAGCTTGATATtaagctcgagaagctcaCCCCCGACATGCTCGGTTCCACTGgttccatcaccatcaccaaggAGGACACCATCATCCTGAACGGCGAGGGCAGCAAGGACTCCATTTCCCAGCGCTGCGAGCAGATCCGTGGTGTCATGGCTGACCCCACTACCTCCGAGtacgagaaggagaagctccagGAGCGTCTTGCTAAGCTCTCTGGTGGCGTTGCTGTCATCAAGGTCGGCGGTGCCtctgaggttgaggttggtgagaagaaggaccgtgttgttgatgctCTCAACGCTACCCGCGCTGCCGTCGAGGAGGGTATCCTCCCCGGTGGTGGTACTGCTCTCCTCAAGGCCTCCGCCAACGGCCTTGAGAACGTCAAGCCTGCTAACTTCGATCAGCAGCTTGGTGTCAGCATCGTCAAGAGCGCTATCACTCGCCCTGCCCGCACCATTGTCGAGAACGCTGGCCTTGAGGGCAGCGTCATTGTCGGCAAGCTGACCGACGAGTTCTCCAAGGACTTTTACCGTGGTTTCGACAGCGCCACGGGCGAGTACGTCGACATGCTCGCTGCTGGTATCGTTGACCCTCTCAAGGTCGTCCGCACCGCTCTCGTTGACGCTAGCGGTGTCTCTTCTCTGCTCGGTACCACCGAGGTTGCCATCGTTGAGGCTCCTGAGGAGAAGGCTCCCGCTGCTCCTGCCGGTGGCATGGGTGGTATGGGCGGCATGGGCGGCATGGGCGGCGGCATGTTCTAA
- a CDS encoding uncharacterized protein (COG:S;~EggNog:ENOG410PYWA), producing the protein MVKNSGGNRPKKRNIVRWDENLDELLLLTIQSVCNAKSVKIPWAEVAATMGHHITEGAITQHLAKLRVRRIQANKEIPPPLKRGSIVGNSNFPEISSTKPFKGNGQVGNGGSSDEEWVEDRRLARRRASTKRKKPPVNYAELQDADYEEDSDDSGEELVATGANFLELPNDKQQEAARTPIPSKLVSYKCPKSFLAGLGKKSKGETFKATLPRTPTLKPESALEREAAVKPEPATPSRVVYETFPNEAFVSQINLPTGFSSPFRNAGPAHNGFAAHADFPLHVPAAQSSVEANTVYIPTGNPALDLPPVGDIYSDPFVSEPFTMAGSFPSLQGYQQEQALFPNHGFQEMLGEYLIQPEESEWYCGQPE; encoded by the exons ATGGTCAAAAATTCAGGAGGAAACAGGCCGAAAAAGCGAAACATCGTCCGCTGGGATG AAAACCTCGATGAGCTCCTTCTGTTGACTATTCAATCGGTCTGCAATGCTAAATCAGTCAAGATTCCGTGGGCTGAGGTGGCTGCAACCATGGGTCACCACATCACCGAGGGCGCAATTACCCAGCATCTTGCGAAGCTGCGCGTCCGCCGCATACAAGCTAACAAGGAGATCCCGCCGCCATTGAAGAGGGGATCTATTGTCGGTAATTCCAATTTCCCAGAGATCTCAAGTACCAAACCGTTCAAGGGGAACGGTCAGGTCGGCAATGGTGGCAGCTCAGACGAAGAATGGGTCGAGGACAGAAGATTAGCGCGACGTAGGGCTAGcacgaaaagaaagaagccacCAGTGAACTATGCAGAATTGCAGGATGCCGATTACGAAGAAGATTCCGATGACAGTGGTGAGGAATTAGTAGCGACTGGGGCAAATTTTCTCGAGTTGCCCAACGACAAACAGCAGGAAGCAGCGCGCACACCAATTCCCAGCAAGTTAGTCTCCTACAAGTGTCCAAAGTCATTCCTTGCTGGACTTGGCAAAAAGTCGAAAGGGGAAACTTTCAAGGCAACTCTGCCCAGAACACCCACCCTGAAACCAGAGTCAGCCCTGGAGCGAGAGGCAGCCGTGAAGCCTGAACCAGCTACACCAAGCCGCGTTGTCTACGAGACTTTCCCAAACGAGGCGTTCGTCAGCCAGATAAATCTTCCCACGGGATTTAGTTCTCCGTTTCGCAATGCTGGCCCAGCACATAATGGTTTTGCTGCACATGCCGACTTTCCTCTCCATGTCCCGGCTGCTCAATCCTCAGTAGAAGCAAACACAGTGTATATACCTACCGGCAACCCAGCCCTCGACCTGCCACCAGTTGGAGATATTTACTCGGATCCCTTTGTTTCGGAGCCGTTTACTATGGCTGGTTCCTTCCCGTCACTCCAGGGGTACCAGCAGGAACAAGCGCTTTTTCCAAATCATGGGTTTCAAGAAATGCTTGGGGAGTATCTAATCCAACCTGAAGAGTCGGAATGGTATTGTGGGCAGCCAGAATAG
- a CDS encoding ATP synthase subunit epsilon family protein (COG:C;~EggNog:ENOG410PS16;~InterPro:IPR036742,IPR006721;~PFAM:PF04627;~go_component: GO:0000275 - mitochondrial proton-transporting ATP synthase complex, catalytic sector F(1) [Evidence IEA];~go_function: GO:0046933 - proton-transporting ATP synthase activity, rotational mechanism [Evidence IEA];~go_process: GO:0015986 - ATP synthesis coupled proton transport [Evidence IEA]), which translates to MVFAWKSAGLTYNRYLAVAARAVRRSLKDEARVVAERRGNMDLRFAKWENGKQGDVKNLGEANDQALAANAESK; encoded by the exons ATGGTCTTCGCCTGGAAATCCGCTGGTTTGAC TTACAACCGCTACCTGGCCGTCGCTGCTCGCGCGGTCCGCCGGTCCCTCAAGGACGAGGCCCGTGTCGTTGCTGAGCGCCGTGGAAACATGGACCTGCGTTTCGCCAAATGGGAG AACGGCAAGCAGGGCGACGTTAAGAACCTTGGCGAAGCCAACGACCAGGCTCTCGCCGCCAATGCCGAATCGAAATAA
- a CDS encoding N-alpha-acetyltransferase 35, NatC auxiliary subunit (BUSCO:EOG09261IFQ;~COG:S;~EggNog:ENOG410PH4J;~InterPro:IPR007244;~PFAM:PF04112;~TransMembrane:1 (o564-585i);~go_component: GO:0031417 - NatC complex [Evidence IEA];~go_process: GO:0017196 - N-terminal peptidyl-methionine acetylation [Evidence IEA]): MLPNSQVRASTTRIVSQSVVPRDITEKFTQAASKLKTGKLVKDEYFTLFEAVGALEIMDSKMDSGYLGPEESGKGLEDEYDVLRDLAPEEVVWIMDELLCHEMAWHMGHPLSQTLFTSIYLDKLLWPIPKHFEDTHFGREGRAGYEQIPELVHIVLRAYCLGLIKCCDLVHTRVIGEFYYEEEDFSTQLYNRSLLPHFDSGLFVTLLDRAISWIDKQETMDATVKNAIKSRLEFRQEFLLGLQQDIDILQTRSVDKLQSCLSILPTLKESNPVSRPVPEAFSWKIQRKLASTVPPRPMVRISLGDALAHLKRLCQDGIDLNQILDYRGPSNLKVAVWTILSRKPQPSVYIRSLVQTIIMNKTIILGAVPVKRFLYDELAALVLPSSILLEADLDEIEMPSDPRFQIAQLMDGFVRRFSQPFVDTFRSACLNRCRIRRTICHTIVDWDNLQMEAEDLDEQLRVLSEEPPLELPNGDTTYAYPLSSWAYHQKLIQFRLILQLGFELSIYAPEELAGMYWYLSHICSTHLGHIDRIRTFMLSGAQRSRPSLTKHAVLRKSFLLFDRLTMQIVAIDAFAIALHALYVLLSRHKLLPTAAGPQAYSNDQFRYELRMKPFLQITLPELVPYEEYSREATLQGDSDEVVMGRASKAIGEARKAWETTLANGPFDDLNGEKPDAPAVTEDWNRDVKDTMRACIGASIAIETVKKAISSGARPLNLRVDIPEVGSKPRWHDWWAVPQVSQAQPSKKT, encoded by the exons ATGCTACCCAATAGCCAGGTCCGAGCTTCAACGACGCGAATCGTTTCGCAGTCCGTTGTTCCACGCGACATTACAGAGAAGTTCACACAAGCTGCATCAA AACTAAAGACCGGAAAACTTGTTAAAGATGAATACTTCACGCTTTTTGAAGCCGTGGGCGCGTTGGAG ATTATGGACTCCAAGATGGACAGTGGATATCTCGGCCCCGAAGAAAGCGGCAAAGGCTTGGAGGACGAATACGACGTTTTGCGCGACCTCGCACCGGAGGAAGTAGTATGGATTATGGATGAGCTGCTTTGCCATGAG ATGGCGTGGCATATGGGCCATCCTCTCTCGCAAACCCTCTTCACCTCGATCTACCTCGACAAACTCCTATGGCCTATACCGAAACACTTCGAGGATACCCATTTTGGACGTGAGGGGCGCGCCGGATACGAGCAAATACCGGAGCTTGTGCATATTGTGCTACGCGCATATTGCCTTGGGCTCATTAAGTGCTGCGACTTGGTCCATACGCGAGTAATCGGAGAATTCTACTATGAG GAAGAGGATTTTAGCACACAGCTTTACAACCGGTCATTGCTACCACACTTTGATTCTGGGCTTTTCGTCACGCTTTTGGACCGAGCGATTTCTTGGATAGATAAGCAGGAGACGATGGACGCAACCGTGAAAAATGCCATAAAATCTCGATTGGAATTCCGACAAGAGTTTCTTTTGGGCTTACAGCAGGATATCGATATTTTACAAACAAGATCAGTGGACAAACTACAGTCTTGTTTGTCGATTTTGCCGACTCTCAAAGAATCGAACCCTGTCAGTCGACCTGTTCCTGAAGCCTTCAGTTGGAAAATCCAAAGGAAATTGGCCAGCACAGTGCCTCCCCGCCCGATGGTCAGGATCAGCCTTGGGGATGCGCTGGCGCATCTCAAACGGCTATGTCAGGACGGGATCGATCTCAATCAAATACTTGACTATAGAGGACCATCCAACTTGAAA GTGGCTGTTTGGACCATCCTTTCCCGAAAACCTCAACCGTCAGTATACATTCGATCCCTCGTTCAGACCATCATCATGAACAAAACGATCATTCTTGGAGCTGTTCCAGTCAAAAGATTTCTGTATGATGAACTAGCGGCCCTTGTTCTGCCTTCAAGCATACTGCTTGAAGCCGATCTCGATGAAATCGAAATGCCCTCCGATCCTCGTTTTCAGATTGCCCAATTGATGGACGGCTTCGTTAGGCGCTTTTCCCAG CCATTCGTGGATACATTTCGAAGTGCATGTTTGAACCGGTGCCGTATCCGCCGAACGATCTGTCATACCATTGTAGATTGGGACAATCTGCAAATGGAG GCCGAAGATCTCGACGAACAACTACGTGTCTTGAGTGAAGAACCCCCGCTAGAGCTTCCAAACGGGGACACTACATACGCGTACCCGCTTAGCAGCTGGGCTTACCACCAAAAACTCATTCAATTCCGCCTCATACTCCAACTCGGGTTCGAGCTATCTATCTACGCCCCAGAGGAACTTGCAGGAATGTACTGGTACCTATCGCATATTTGCTCAACACACCTCGGCCATATCGATAGAATCCGCACGTTCATGCTTTCCGGCGCACAACGAAGCCGGCCTTCTCTAACCAAACACGCCGTCCTACGCAAAtcattcctcctcttcgaccGCCTTACAATGCAGATTGTCGCCATCGACGCCTTTGCAATCGCCCTACACGCTCTGTACGTCCTCCTATCCCGACACAAACTCCTCCCTACCGCCGCCGGACCGCAAGCATATTCAAACGACCAATTCCGGTACGAGCTCCGAATGAAGCCCTTCCTCCAAATCACGCTCCCAGAGCTCGTCCCATACGAAGAATACAGCCGCGAAGCCACCCTCCAAggcgacagcgacgaagTCGTCATGGGGCGTGCAAGCAAGGCCATCGGGGAAGCACGAAAAGCCTGGGAAACAACGCTCGCCAACGGGCCATTTGACGACTTGAATGGCGAAAAGCCTGATGCTCCAGCTGTTACCGAGGACTGGAATCGTGACGTGAAGGATACAATGCGGGCCTGTATCGGTGCGAGCATTGCGATTGAAACTGTGAAGAAGGCGATTTCTTCTGGGGCGCGGCCGCTTAATCTCCGTGTTGATATTCCTGAAGTGGGCTCTAAGCCTCGTTGGCATGACTGGTGGGCTGTTCCGCAGGTTTCGCAGGCTCAGCCGAGTAAGAAGACATGA
- a CDS encoding transcription factor domain-containing protein (COG:K;~EggNog:ENOG410PKPQ;~InterPro:IPR007219,IPR004507;~go_function: GO:0003677 - DNA binding [Evidence IEA];~go_function: GO:0008270 - zinc ion binding [Evidence IEA];~go_process: GO:0006351 - transcription, DNA-templated [Evidence IEA]), with product MTTADILSLTSGRRIRSPLTLEVYVTYCRMMINVSSEFKPYPISIWANLPADSSRLFSYYKNIAAVLYPVFSDVDQFESDMKQLLEGRQRAGGVYEPDSNGMLKPFGMSIGFLSLCFAVLASGCQLSDLPGIQREMTSWIYVSCSYQCLRMLNYVSQPSVEVIQVLLIISSVLSYNMNAGASYTLLGMTERLCMVLGLHAEAPGYPPVLQEARRRVWWAMAFQNSHFSLAYDRPSITMISQPDIPYHRKSMPGHRSYFETLSRILGVVLETLRVLMEEKHSHLHPREIFVYVKRIHSILAEAAPHLRFRERCISLADSIEWAELKLHSSYYISLLCRVSLDPDASITEQERENLRHECLANLVNLIEAFIELHMISPYASRTWISVQRTIASAFLLIANTNDKVWPGSRDLFRRLERVLADHVYSDGTVNPTTRTDTAKHLSSSLEALRAVNSAFGSGKNQRNEQGTPLNGESATPSVPPDTPFLPSPAFANLAASMPPYGGAYGVPLKDGHLDNILNQVSDVMLFPSMNIGNS from the exons ATGACAACAGCGGATATCCTTTCGTTGACCTCTGGTCGTCGGATCCGCTCACCTTTAACGTTGGAGGTGTATGTGACGTACTGCCGGATGATGATCAATGTTTCAAGTGAGTTTAAACCATACCCTATTTCAATTTGGGCGAATCTGCCGGCTGACTCCAGTAGACTTTTTAGTTATTACAAGAATATCGCAGCTGTGTTGTATCCTGTATTTTCGGATGTTGATCAATTCGAGAGCGACATGAAGCAATTATTGGAGGGCCGACAACGAGCAGGTGGAGTCTATGAGCCGGACAGCAATGGCATGCTGAAACCATTCGGAATGAGCATCGGCTTTTTGAGCCTCTGTTTCGCAGTTCTTGCCTCCGGGTGTCAACTTTCTGATTTACCGGGAATCCAACGTGAGATGACTTCTTGGATATATG TTTCCTGTTCGTACCAGTGCCTACGCATGCTGAATTATGTGTCGCAGCCGTCGGTGGAAGTCATCCAGGTTCTGTTAATCATTAGCAGTGTTCTATCCTACAACATGAATGCTGGAGCATCTTACACATTGCTCG GGATGACGGAACGTCTTTGCATGGTTCTTGGACTGCACGCAGAGGCGCCTGGTTACCCACCGGTTCTGCAAGAAGCTCGGAGAAGGGTTTG GTGGGCCATGGCATTTCAGAACAGTCATTTTTCCCTGGCCTATGATCGGCCCTCAATCACCATgatcagccagccagataTTCCCTACCACCGGAAATCAATGCCTGGGCATCGGTCATACTTCGAGACCCTGTCTCGCATTCTTGGCGTCGTCCTTGAGACTCTCCGTGTtttgatggaggagaagcacTCGCACCTTCACCCAAGAGAAATTTTCGTGTATGTGAAACGAATACACAGCATACTTGCGGAGGCAGCGCCACACCTGCGCTTCAGAGAGCGTTGCATCAGCTTAGCGGACAGCATCGAATGGGcggagctgaagctgcaCTCTTCGTATTATATCTCGCTTCTATGCCGAGTATCTTTGGATCCGGACGCATCGATCACCGAACAAGAACGTGAGAACTTACGGCATGAGTGTTTGGCGAATCTAGTGAACCTAATCGAAGCCTTTATTGAGTTGCACATGATCAGCCCGTATGCATCGCGCACCTGGATCAGTGTTCAGCGAACCATCGCATCGGCCTTTCTCCTTATCGCAAATACAAACGACAAGGTTTGGCCAGGATCTCGAGACCTGTTCCGGCGACTTGAAAGGGTCCTTGCGGATCACGTATATTCAGACGGGACTGTGAACCCGACCACGAGGACAGATACGGCGAAGCATCTTTCTTCATCATTGGAAGCGCTCCGGGCAGTCAATTCTGCGTTTGGTTCGGGAAAGAACCAGCGGAACGAACAGGGGACACCCTTGAATGGGGAAAGCGCGACGCCGAGCGTTCCGCCAGACACCCCATTCCTGCCATCGCCCGCATTCGCCAACCTTGCAGCCTCAATGCCGCCCTACGGAGGAGCATACGGCGTGCCTTTGAAAGACGGACATCTGGACAATATTCTGAACCAAGTGTCGGACGTAATGCTGTTTCCTAGTATGAACATAGGAAATTCATGA
- a CDS encoding acetyl xylan esterase (CAZy:CE1;~COG:O;~EggNog:ENOG410PI6W;~InterPro:IPR010126,IPR029058;~PFAM:PF00326,PF10503;~SECRETED:SignalP(1-19);~go_component: GO:0005576 - extracellular region [Evidence IEA];~go_function: GO:0016787 - hydrolase activity [Evidence IEA]), which produces MVPLRHILSVLFYAFACSAFTLSRRAPTPGQLSQVTDFGENPTNVGFYVYVPENLATSPAIVVAIHYCTGTAQAYFSGTPYAQYAETHGFIVIYPESPYEGTCWDVSSQSSLTHDGGGNSNSIANMVTWTIDQYNADSSRVFVTGTSSGAMMTNVMAATYPELFSAGIAYAGVAAGCFYAEADEQAWWNSTCSTGESVSTPEHWAEIAKAMYPDYDGDRPKLQIYHGSQDTTLDTQNYYETCKQWAGVFGYTYDSPQETQNDTPVENWDKTIWGPNLQGILANGVDHNIQIQGEEDLKWFGFTS; this is translated from the exons ATGGTCCCGCTACGACATATACTCTCGGTTCTCTTCTATGCGTTCGCTTGCAGCGCTTTTACGTTGAGCCGACGTGCTCCAACACCCGGGCAGCTGTCCCAAGTCACCGATTTTGGAGAGAATCCTACCAACGTCGGTTTCTATGTATACGTCCCGGAGAATCTGGCTACCAGCCCTGCCATTGTTGTAGCGATCCACTACT GCACAGGAACCGCTCAAGCGTACTTCAGCGGCACCCCTTACGCCCAGTATGCAGAAACCCACGGATTCATCGTCATTTACCCGGAAAGCCCGTATGAGGGCACCTGCTGGGACGTTAGCTCCCAGTCATCTTTAACCCACGACGGGGGCGGCAACAGCAactccatcgccaacatGGTGACCTGGACGATTGACCAGTACAACGCGGACTCCAGCCGCGTCTTCGTGACAGGAACCAGCTCCGGTGCAATGATGACT AATGTCATGGCAGCCACATACCCCGAGCTCTTCTCCGCCGGTATCGCTTACGCAGGTGTAGCAGCTGGATGTTTCTatgccgaagccgacgaaCAAGCCTGGTGGAACAGCACCTGCTCGACGGGAGAGTCCGTCAGCACGCCTGAGCACTGGGCCGAGATCGCAAAGGCTATGTACCCCGACTACGACGGTGACAGGCCGAAGTTGCAGATCTACCATGGGAGCCAGGATACCACGCTAGACACCCAGAACTACTACGAGACTTGCAAGCAGTGGGCAGGCGTCTTTGGGTACACCTATGACTCGCCGCAGGAGACGCAGAATGATACGCCCGTGGAGAACTGGGATAAGACGATCTGGGGCCCGAATCTACAGGGGATTTTGGCGAATGGAGTCGATCATAACATCCAGATTCAGGGGGAAGAGGATCTGAAGTGGTTTGGGTTTACTAGCTAA
- a CDS encoding uncharacterized protein (COG:Q;~EggNog:ENOG410PNKN;~InterPro:IPR029063,IPR008854;~PFAM:PF13489,PF08241,PF05724;~go_function: GO:0008757 - S-adenosylmethionine-dependent methyltransferase activity [Evidence IEA]): MTPQPPKGRLISQFENRPTPSHGEAWSDLWNSGESDLWDRGIPSPALIDLVEAYKETLFYPFHAAATSSQRKGGEEVGRRRKNVLVPGCGRGYDVITLALHGFDAYGLEISETAVSEAGEFAEKELTSPQECNFGKAWKENPGVFQPGKGKAQFVEGDFFDAAWLEGLDVEQFDIIYDYTFLCALHPSQRGRWAERMAVLLKPDGLLICLEFPMYKDPGLPGPPWGVNGVHWEILAGGDEGVGKFTRRLYVQPERTYEVGKGSDMISVYERK; encoded by the exons ATGACACCCCAGCCCCCAAAAGGCCGTTTAATCTCACAATTCGAGAATAG ACCCACGCCCTCCCACGGCGAAGCATGGTCCGATCTATGGAACTCGGGGGAAAGCGACCTCTGGGATAGAGGTATTCCGTCTCCGGCTTTGATTGATTTGGTGGAGGCATATAAAGAGACGCTGTTTTATCCGTTCCACGCTGCTGCTACTAGCAGTCAGCGGAAaggtggggaggaggtaggaaggaggaggaagaacgtGCTTGTGCCA GGCTGCGGCCGGGGCTACGACGTGATCACCCTGGCTCTCCACGGATTCGACGCATACGGCCTTGAGATCTCGGAAACCGCAGTCTCAGAGGCGGGAGAGTTTGCGGAGAAAGAACTTACATCTCCGCAGGAGTGTAATTTCGGGAAAGCATGGAAAGAAAATCCCGGTGTTTTCCAGccgggaaagggaaaggcgcAGTTCGTAGAAGGAGACTTCTTTGACGCGGCTTGGCTTGAGGGGCTGGATGTTGAGCAGTTCGATATTATATATGATTATACT TTTCTATGTGCCCTGCATCCGAGTCAGCGGGGACGGTGGGCGGAGCGGATGGCAGTGCTCTTGAAACCCGATGGACTGTTAATTTGTTTGGAGTTTCCCATGTATAAGGACCCTGGGCTTCCTGGGCCTCCGTGGGGTGTGAACGGGGTGCATTGGGAGATTCTGGCTGGAGGGGATGAGGGAGTTGGGAAATTTACAAGGCGGCTGTATGTGCAGCCAGAAAGGACGTATGAGGTTGGGAAGGGGTCGGATATGATTAGTGTTTATGAGAGAAAATGA